A DNA window from Aminiphilus circumscriptus DSM 16581 contains the following coding sequences:
- a CDS encoding YlqF/YawG family GTPase: MAGRTVWFPGHMAKGRRELEGLAEKLDLFVEVRDARAPRATASPGGVELAALRPVWVVLAKRDLADGAGTERWMTALRAQGRRAWAFDLLRDGVDDLRSALIAASPRHREVRLAVVGIPNVGKSQLLNLLIGKHSAAVGGIPGVTRGVSWYRSREGLLVVDSPGILDPHGGAQVHRMLAWLGCSKGDVTGGYELLGTELLRYLREQGLWGLVERTWGIPESAPEERASSDEEDSGDVGTPEETDPRDDLHRVGRRLGCLVQGGRVNREAAGKKLCEAFATGKLGRVTLERAPEVR; this comes from the coding sequence ATGGCGGGACGCACGGTCTGGTTTCCCGGCCACATGGCCAAGGGACGCCGGGAACTCGAGGGACTTGCGGAAAAACTGGACCTGTTCGTGGAGGTACGGGACGCGCGGGCGCCGCGGGCGACGGCGTCTCCCGGAGGTGTAGAGCTGGCGGCGCTGCGCCCCGTCTGGGTCGTCCTCGCCAAACGCGATCTTGCGGACGGCGCCGGAACGGAGCGGTGGATGACCGCCTTGCGGGCCCAGGGGAGACGCGCCTGGGCTTTCGATCTCCTCCGGGACGGTGTTGACGACCTTCGGTCCGCCCTGATCGCGGCGTCACCGCGTCACCGGGAAGTTCGTCTCGCCGTGGTGGGCATTCCGAACGTCGGCAAATCGCAGTTGTTGAACCTGCTCATTGGCAAACACAGCGCCGCCGTGGGAGGTATCCCCGGCGTGACCCGGGGTGTCTCCTGGTATCGGAGCCGGGAGGGGCTTCTCGTGGTGGACTCCCCGGGCATCCTCGATCCCCACGGAGGCGCCCAGGTGCATCGCATGCTCGCCTGGCTCGGGTGCAGCAAGGGGGATGTGACGGGCGGGTATGAACTGCTCGGAACGGAACTGTTGCGTTATCTCCGGGAGCAGGGGCTCTGGGGTCTCGTCGAGAGGACCTGGGGGATTCCTGAAAGCGCGCCTGAAGAACGCGCCTCTTCGGACGAGGAAGATTCCGGGGACGTGGGCACGCCCGAAGAAACGGACCCTCGGGATGATCTCCACCGTGTGGGACGCCGGCTGGGATGCCTGGTCCAGGGTGGGCGCGTGAACCGGGAGGCGGCGGGGAAAAAGCTCTGCGAAGCCTTCGCTACGGGAAAACTTGGCCGGGTCACTCTGGAGCGCGCTCCGGAGGTCCGCTGA
- a CDS encoding ribonuclease HII, protein MLVAGVDEAGRGPLAGPVVAAAAILLPSQIRVLHAFGLTDSKKLSPRKRERLFALLRDLGVLWKAQAASPERIDDMNILQASLWCMERSVRALPVPPDLVVVDGTVRIPGLGLPQRTLPKADERVLAVAAASVVAKVLRDRVLTVLDKVYPGWGFARHKGYPTAEHRRILEEKGLSPAHRRSFSWRVLP, encoded by the coding sequence ATGCTCGTCGCCGGAGTGGACGAAGCAGGCCGGGGGCCCCTCGCCGGTCCGGTCGTCGCAGCGGCGGCAATTCTCCTGCCCTCTCAGATTCGAGTTCTTCATGCGTTCGGACTTACGGATTCCAAGAAACTCTCCCCGCGCAAGCGGGAGCGGCTCTTCGCCCTTCTTCGTGACCTGGGCGTGCTCTGGAAGGCCCAGGCGGCGAGCCCCGAGCGGATCGACGACATGAATATCCTCCAGGCATCCCTCTGGTGTATGGAACGGAGCGTGCGGGCACTCCCCGTTCCTCCTGATCTCGTGGTTGTGGACGGCACTGTGCGGATTCCCGGGCTCGGCCTCCCGCAGCGGACGCTTCCGAAGGCGGACGAGCGGGTTCTCGCCGTCGCGGCGGCGTCGGTGGTGGCCAAGGTTTTGCGGGACCGCGTGCTGACCGTGCTGGACAAGGTGTATCCGGGCTGGGGGTTTGCCAGGCACAAGGGATATCCCACGGCGGAACATCGCCGGATTCTGGAGGAAAAGGGACTCTCCCCGGCGCACCGACGAAGTTTTTCCTGGAGAGTGCTGCCATGA
- a CDS encoding EscU/YscU/HrcU family type III secretion system export apparatus switch protein, producing MDGKKRSKAAALTYDRKQDGAPRVVASGKGFVADRIVEIAREAKIPIVEDAALVSALLVLELGEEVPVELYEAVAKILSFVYRLDKERRP from the coding sequence ATGGACGGAAAGAAGCGCTCCAAGGCGGCAGCACTCACGTATGACCGGAAGCAGGACGGGGCGCCTCGGGTCGTCGCCTCCGGAAAGGGGTTCGTGGCGGACCGCATCGTGGAGATCGCCCGGGAAGCCAAGATCCCTATCGTGGAGGATGCTGCGCTGGTGAGCGCCCTTCTCGTCCTGGAGCTGGGGGAGGAGGTTCCCGTGGAATTGTACGAGGCTGTTGCGAAAATTCTCTCCTTCGTGTATAGGCTCGACAAGGAGCGGCGCCCATGA
- a CDS encoding YraN family protein produces MSASRALLGAEGEEEARRRLEARGYRVLERNVRIGGAELDLVCRHGDEVVVVEVRTRSVGVLQPPEETVGPVKLRRLVRAGRSWVVSRGWKGPWRIDLVGFTVDRNGEWHESHLRDITAGMVCE; encoded by the coding sequence ATGAGCGCTTCCAGGGCGCTTTTGGGTGCCGAGGGCGAGGAGGAGGCCCGCCGCCGTCTTGAGGCCCGGGGATACCGCGTGCTGGAGCGCAACGTGCGGATCGGAGGAGCCGAACTGGATCTCGTGTGTCGCCACGGAGACGAAGTGGTGGTGGTGGAGGTCCGCACCCGAAGTGTGGGTGTCCTCCAGCCTCCGGAGGAGACCGTCGGTCCCGTCAAGCTCCGCCGTCTCGTTCGGGCGGGGAGGAGCTGGGTTGTGTCGAGAGGATGGAAGGGCCCCTGGCGGATCGATCTCGTGGGATTCACGGTGGATCGGAACGGTGAGTGGCACGAGAGCCATCTCCGGGACATCACCGCGGGGATGGTCTGCGAATGA
- a CDS encoding YifB family Mg chelatase-like AAA ATPase has product MSTVLGLTLRGTRALCVEVEAEVTGGLFAIAIVGLPDASVREARERVRAALRTVDIPLRGRVTVNLAPADIPKEGALLDLALAVALACRTGAIDEVPPALFMGELALDGRLRRVRGAVPAALLARTMGLPLFVPLENVPEVALVEGIIAYGVPDLPALFAHLRGEAELSPVVSCEIPEHEAEPDPDMADVKGQFQAKRGLEIAAAGHHNIFLVGSPGSGKTMLARALRGILPPLSKEDFMEVLLVRSTLGVAVEDGRRPPYRAVHHTATLPAICGGGSGLRPGEISRAHRGVLFLDEFPEFPRDLVEALRQPLEDGEIVVSRASGSVTYPSRVLLVAAANPCPCGNDGDPSEPCRCSASERERYARRLSGPILDRIDLYVSVPRLTPEELVAVEGHGAESSADIRRRVTAARERQRERWTPFGFGCNAEVPEKLLRKELRLGGAERRFLEDAARRCRLSGRGLSRILRVARTVADLEGADAVGTAHLAEALAYRQGGNAWTTGSRRFSS; this is encoded by the coding sequence ATGAGCACGGTTCTCGGCTTGACCCTTCGCGGAACGAGGGCGCTCTGCGTCGAGGTGGAGGCGGAGGTCACGGGAGGGCTTTTCGCCATCGCCATCGTGGGACTGCCCGATGCCTCCGTCCGGGAGGCCCGGGAGAGAGTTCGGGCGGCGCTGCGCACCGTGGACATTCCTCTCCGCGGGCGTGTCACCGTCAATCTCGCTCCCGCGGACATTCCCAAGGAGGGGGCGTTGCTCGATCTTGCTCTCGCCGTGGCCCTCGCCTGTCGCACGGGAGCCATAGACGAGGTTCCTCCGGCGCTCTTCATGGGTGAACTTGCACTCGACGGGCGGCTCCGCCGCGTCCGCGGCGCGGTTCCCGCGGCGCTGCTTGCCCGGACCATGGGCCTTCCTCTCTTCGTTCCTCTGGAGAACGTCCCCGAAGTGGCTCTCGTGGAGGGGATCATCGCCTACGGTGTTCCCGACCTGCCCGCACTCTTCGCCCATCTCCGGGGTGAGGCGGAACTCTCCCCGGTCGTCTCCTGCGAGATTCCCGAGCACGAAGCGGAGCCCGATCCCGACATGGCGGACGTGAAGGGACAGTTTCAGGCCAAGCGGGGGCTGGAGATCGCCGCGGCGGGGCATCACAACATCTTTCTCGTGGGCTCTCCCGGCTCCGGAAAGACCATGCTCGCCCGGGCGCTTCGGGGAATTCTGCCGCCGCTCTCCAAGGAGGACTTCATGGAGGTGCTCCTCGTCCGGAGCACCCTGGGTGTGGCCGTGGAGGACGGGCGCCGTCCACCCTACCGGGCGGTTCACCACACGGCGACTCTCCCCGCCATCTGTGGCGGCGGGTCTGGTCTGCGCCCCGGCGAGATCAGCCGTGCCCATCGGGGGGTGCTCTTTCTCGACGAGTTCCCGGAGTTTCCTCGGGATCTCGTGGAGGCGCTGCGCCAACCCCTGGAGGATGGCGAGATCGTGGTGAGTCGTGCCTCGGGGAGCGTCACCTATCCGTCCCGGGTCCTTCTCGTCGCGGCGGCCAATCCCTGTCCCTGCGGCAACGACGGCGATCCTTCGGAGCCGTGCCGCTGTTCCGCCTCCGAGAGAGAGCGCTACGCGAGGCGTCTCTCCGGTCCAATTCTCGACAGGATCGATCTCTACGTCAGTGTTCCCAGGCTCACGCCGGAGGAGCTGGTTGCCGTGGAGGGACACGGCGCCGAGTCCAGCGCGGACATCCGGCGGCGCGTCACCGCCGCCCGGGAACGGCAGCGCGAACGCTGGACTCCGTTCGGCTTCGGGTGCAACGCCGAAGTTCCGGAGAAACTGCTGCGGAAGGAGCTGCGGCTCGGAGGAGCGGAGCGGCGTTTTCTCGAGGACGCGGCCCGGCGATGTCGGCTTTCCGGACGGGGGCTCTCCCGCATTCTGCGGGTGGCGCGCACCGTGGCGGATCTGGAGGGAGCGGATGCAGTGGGGACCGCCCATCTGGCGGAGGCGCTGGCCTACAGACAGGGAGGAAACGCATGGACGACAGGATCAAGGCGCTTCTCCTCCTGA
- the dprA gene encoding DNA-processing protein DprA: protein MDDRIKALLLLNAVFAPSRVWDLLRDRGLPPEALWERGCDALHREVGISEKASEALKKLFRRGWAEKEKSRCDDEGLRLVLCGDPDYPKGLEDLEERPLLLYVRGRFPLPGSFVAVVGTRRCTSYGRAVAFALGSELARRGCVVVSGGALGIDGAAHGGALDGGGSTVAVFGTGVDRIFPSEHEDLFRNMVAKDGALVSEYPLGTPGRGWLFPRRNRIIAALSSHLVVVEAPERSGAIITARLAGEMGRELWVVPGRIDEKVCRGSNALLADGAFPLVQVEQFVDLLCPRPSFSEDGQLSLFGAGDGMPEEEDGVFSTLSADETRLLRLLRERGDRTIDNMAAEGTMSPARISAALAVLCARGLVYESGPGRWRAGPR from the coding sequence ATGGACGACAGGATCAAGGCGCTTCTCCTCCTGAACGCGGTGTTTGCGCCCTCGCGCGTCTGGGACCTTCTCCGCGATCGTGGACTTCCTCCGGAAGCGCTTTGGGAGCGGGGATGCGACGCACTCCATCGGGAGGTCGGCATCTCGGAAAAAGCCTCCGAGGCGCTGAAAAAGCTCTTTCGGCGAGGGTGGGCGGAGAAGGAGAAATCTCGATGTGACGACGAGGGGCTTCGCCTCGTGTTGTGTGGCGACCCGGACTACCCGAAGGGGCTTGAGGATCTGGAGGAGCGTCCTCTTCTTCTCTACGTGCGGGGACGTTTTCCCCTCCCGGGGTCTTTCGTGGCCGTGGTGGGCACACGCCGGTGCACTTCCTACGGAAGGGCCGTGGCGTTTGCTCTGGGAAGCGAGTTGGCTCGCAGGGGATGTGTCGTCGTGAGCGGCGGTGCTCTCGGTATCGACGGCGCCGCCCACGGGGGCGCCCTGGATGGCGGGGGCAGCACCGTGGCAGTCTTTGGAACCGGAGTGGACCGGATCTTTCCGAGTGAGCACGAGGACCTCTTCCGAAACATGGTCGCAAAAGACGGTGCCCTGGTGAGTGAATATCCCCTGGGAACGCCGGGACGGGGATGGCTTTTTCCACGGCGGAATCGAATCATCGCCGCCCTGTCGTCTCACCTGGTCGTCGTCGAGGCTCCCGAGCGGAGCGGAGCAATCATCACCGCCCGGCTCGCCGGGGAAATGGGGCGCGAACTCTGGGTCGTACCGGGGCGCATCGACGAGAAGGTGTGCCGGGGTTCCAACGCCCTCCTCGCCGACGGGGCCTTCCCGCTCGTTCAGGTGGAGCAATTCGTCGATCTGCTTTGCCCGAGACCCTCTTTTTCGGAGGATGGGCAACTCTCTCTCTTCGGAGCCGGAGACGGAATGCCCGAGGAGGAGGATGGCGTTTTTTCCACTCTCTCCGCCGATGAAACACGCCTGCTCCGCCTTCTTCGGGAGCGGGGGGACCGAACGATTGACAACATGGCTGCAGAGGGTACAATGAGCCCCGCTCGGATTTCCGCCGCCCTGGCCGTCCTTTGCGCCCGCGGACTCGTCTACGAGTCCGGGCCGGGACGGTGGCGTGCGGGTCCCCGGTGA
- the topA gene encoding type I DNA topoisomerase: protein MAKKTLVIVESPAKAKTLQKILGKGYEIQASMGHIRDLPKSKLGVDLENGFTPEYILVRGKGELIKKLKNAAKGSDAILLASDPDREGEAIAWHLAHVLEVDPATPCRIRMYEITARGVSEAVKTPSPIDMNKVEAQQARRILDRVMGYTLSPLLWKKVQPRLSAGRVQSVALRLIADREREIRNFTEQEYWLVDVEASSEDGRAYRLRVERRNKKTVTIADAAEAEAVEAVLRKNPLIVTSFRVKETKRPPLPPFKTSTLQQEAARRLGFSPRKTMRIAQTLYEGVELPGKGPVGLITYMRTDSLRLSPDAVARAREVIGKEWGAEYVPEKPNIFAAKGRTQDAHEAIRPTDPELLPGRLKGELSGDEFKLYNMIWQRFTASQMSAAVVARSTLEAECGVYGLAQAGAVLCFEGWGKVWPLDLKEGLIAPAVEGETLFVDDVLREQRFTKPPARYAESGLVKALEEKGIGRPSTYATIIQTLYDRGYVERNDERRLEPTDLGLVVNDFLVAHFPGIVDVGFTAGMESELDEVEQGDRPWVDVVDDFWRPFSETLASAEKNAERVRVPVKEIGEACPECGAPLVIKRGRFGEFIACSGYPNCSYTRPILKTLGIPCPTCGKGEVVRRRTKKGRFFYGCSLYPACDFVSWNQPSGEKCPECGAPLMVRGKNKPSFCPACSGQSESTEPVPKKKAGRPKKKPNAAKSRASRKGTAPSPNSSKETTSDV from the coding sequence ATGGCGAAAAAAACACTGGTCATTGTTGAATCCCCCGCAAAAGCAAAAACACTTCAGAAAATTCTCGGAAAAGGATACGAAATCCAGGCGAGCATGGGGCACATTCGGGATCTTCCGAAGAGCAAGCTCGGTGTCGATCTGGAGAACGGCTTTACTCCCGAATACATTCTCGTCCGCGGCAAGGGCGAATTGATCAAGAAACTAAAGAATGCCGCAAAAGGGAGCGACGCGATCCTCCTTGCCTCCGACCCCGACCGCGAAGGTGAGGCTATCGCCTGGCACCTGGCTCATGTGCTGGAGGTCGATCCCGCCACGCCGTGCAGGATCCGCATGTACGAGATTACGGCCCGTGGGGTGAGCGAAGCGGTCAAAACTCCTTCGCCCATCGACATGAACAAGGTGGAGGCGCAGCAGGCGCGGCGCATTCTGGACCGCGTCATGGGTTATACCCTGAGTCCTCTGCTCTGGAAAAAAGTGCAGCCCCGCCTTTCCGCGGGGCGCGTGCAGTCCGTGGCACTCCGTCTCATCGCGGACCGGGAGCGGGAGATCCGGAACTTCACGGAACAGGAGTATTGGCTTGTGGATGTGGAGGCCTCCTCCGAGGACGGCCGCGCCTACCGGCTGAGAGTGGAACGACGGAACAAGAAGACGGTCACCATCGCCGATGCTGCCGAAGCGGAGGCTGTGGAGGCCGTTCTTCGGAAAAATCCTCTCATCGTGACATCCTTTCGCGTCAAGGAGACCAAGCGGCCTCCTCTTCCTCCGTTCAAGACGAGCACGCTCCAGCAGGAGGCGGCGCGTCGCCTCGGGTTTTCTCCGCGAAAGACCATGCGGATCGCCCAGACCCTCTACGAGGGTGTGGAACTTCCGGGGAAAGGCCCCGTGGGGCTCATCACCTACATGCGCACCGACAGCCTCCGTCTCAGCCCCGACGCCGTCGCCCGGGCGCGCGAGGTCATCGGGAAGGAGTGGGGGGCCGAGTACGTTCCCGAAAAACCCAATATCTTTGCCGCGAAAGGGCGGACCCAGGACGCGCATGAAGCCATTCGTCCCACTGATCCGGAACTCCTTCCGGGACGCCTGAAGGGGGAACTCTCGGGGGATGAATTCAAACTCTACAACATGATCTGGCAGCGGTTCACCGCATCGCAGATGTCTGCTGCGGTGGTGGCCCGGAGCACGCTCGAGGCCGAGTGTGGCGTCTATGGCCTCGCCCAGGCCGGAGCGGTCCTTTGTTTCGAAGGATGGGGCAAGGTCTGGCCCCTGGACCTGAAGGAGGGGCTCATCGCTCCCGCCGTGGAGGGAGAGACGCTCTTTGTGGACGATGTCCTCCGGGAGCAGCGTTTCACCAAACCTCCCGCACGGTACGCGGAATCCGGGCTCGTGAAGGCTCTCGAAGAGAAGGGCATCGGTCGTCCCTCCACCTACGCCACCATCATCCAGACGCTCTACGACCGGGGCTATGTGGAGCGCAACGACGAGCGGCGCCTGGAGCCAACGGACCTGGGGCTTGTGGTGAACGACTTTCTCGTCGCTCACTTCCCGGGCATCGTGGACGTCGGTTTTACCGCGGGCATGGAGAGCGAACTCGACGAAGTCGAGCAGGGGGACCGCCCCTGGGTGGACGTGGTGGACGATTTCTGGCGCCCTTTCTCCGAGACGCTTGCCTCGGCGGAGAAAAACGCGGAACGTGTCCGCGTTCCCGTGAAGGAGATCGGTGAAGCCTGCCCCGAGTGCGGCGCACCCCTCGTGATCAAGCGGGGACGCTTCGGTGAGTTCATCGCCTGTTCGGGGTATCCGAACTGTTCCTACACCCGTCCCATCCTGAAGACCCTCGGTATCCCCTGTCCCACCTGCGGCAAGGGAGAGGTGGTGCGACGACGTACGAAGAAGGGGCGTTTCTTCTACGGCTGTTCCCTCTATCCTGCCTGCGACTTCGTCTCCTGGAACCAGCCAAGCGGAGAAAAATGTCCCGAATGCGGCGCTCCTCTGATGGTACGGGGAAAGAACAAGCCGTCCTTCTGTCCTGCCTGTTCCGGCCAGAGCGAGTCCACGGAACCCGTACCGAAGAAAAAGGCCGGGCGCCCGAAAAAAAAGCCGAACGCCGCCAAGTCGCGAGCCTCCCGGAAGGGAACGGCTCCGTCGCCCAACTCTTCGAAGGAAACCACCTCGGATGTGTAG
- the trmFO gene encoding methylenetetrahydrofolate--tRNA-(uracil(54)-C(5))-methyltransferase (FADH(2)-oxidizing) TrmFO, producing the protein MCSASVPPQSVTVIGGGLAGSEAAWQLARRGHTVRLHEMRPVNSTPAHRTAWLAELVCSNSLGSDVPESPGGLLKEELRRMKSLVMEAAEESAVPAGRALAVDRELFARFVSERLAAHPLVTILREEVATLPEEPAVIATGPLTSPAFAACLRESAGGFLAFYDAVAPVVTAESVDADTVYRASRWGQGEDYLNCPLDREAYERFLSALLAAERAPRKDFEQDPRYFEGCLPVEVLAERGPDTLRYGPMRPVGLPDPRTGREPYAVVQLRQDNREGTLYNLVGFQTNLRWGEQERVFRLIPGLEKAEFVRLGVMHRNIYVNAPLALDSSLRLRGREALFLAGQLVGVEGYVESTAMGLVAAVNCAAFLAGSPFPHWPEETAIGALLHYLGSALPGNFQPMNCNLGIFPPLPKRIRGRTERCGAVATRAREAIALFLEKQGALFP; encoded by the coding sequence ATGTGTAGCGCCTCGGTTCCGCCCCAATCCGTCACCGTCATCGGAGGTGGCCTCGCGGGGAGCGAGGCGGCGTGGCAGTTGGCCCGCCGGGGGCATACGGTCCGTCTCCACGAAATGCGCCCCGTAAACAGCACTCCCGCCCACAGAACGGCGTGGCTGGCGGAGCTGGTCTGCAGCAATTCCCTCGGATCGGACGTGCCGGAAAGCCCGGGAGGACTTCTCAAGGAAGAACTCCGGCGCATGAAGAGCCTCGTCATGGAAGCCGCCGAAGAGAGCGCCGTTCCTGCGGGGCGGGCTCTGGCGGTGGATCGGGAACTCTTCGCCCGTTTCGTGTCGGAGCGTCTCGCCGCACATCCCCTGGTGACGATCCTCCGGGAGGAGGTTGCCACGTTGCCCGAAGAACCCGCGGTGATCGCCACGGGACCTCTCACGAGTCCGGCGTTTGCGGCGTGTCTCAGGGAATCCGCGGGAGGTTTTCTCGCCTTCTACGACGCGGTCGCTCCCGTGGTGACCGCGGAGAGTGTGGATGCGGACACGGTCTACCGGGCCAGCCGATGGGGGCAGGGGGAGGATTATCTGAACTGTCCCCTCGATCGAGAGGCCTACGAGCGTTTTCTTTCCGCCCTGCTGGCGGCGGAACGGGCGCCTCGCAAGGACTTCGAACAGGATCCGCGCTATTTCGAGGGATGTCTTCCCGTGGAGGTCCTCGCGGAGCGAGGGCCGGACACCCTCCGCTACGGTCCCATGCGTCCTGTGGGGCTTCCCGATCCGAGAACGGGAAGAGAACCCTACGCGGTGGTGCAGCTTCGCCAGGACAACCGGGAAGGCACACTCTACAATCTCGTGGGCTTTCAGACCAATCTGCGCTGGGGGGAGCAGGAGCGCGTCTTCCGGCTCATTCCGGGACTGGAGAAGGCGGAGTTTGTCCGCCTCGGCGTCATGCACCGGAACATCTACGTCAACGCTCCTCTGGCGTTGGATTCCTCCCTCCGGCTTCGTGGACGGGAGGCACTGTTTCTGGCGGGGCAGCTCGTCGGCGTGGAAGGCTATGTGGAGAGCACCGCCATGGGGCTTGTCGCGGCGGTGAATTGTGCGGCCTTCCTCGCAGGTTCGCCCTTTCCGCACTGGCCCGAGGAGACCGCCATCGGAGCCCTGCTGCATTATCTTGGCAGTGCCCTTCCCGGAAACTTTCAACCCATGAACTGCAATCTCGGCATTTTCCCTCCTCTTCCGAAGCGGATCCGGGGGCGGACCGAGCGGTGCGGAGCGGTAGCCACCAGGGCACGGGAAGCCATCGCACTCTTTCTTGAGAAGCAGGGCGCGCTTTTTCCGTAG
- a CDS encoding tyrosine recombinase XerC: MSENLSVEMDRYLEHLRFSLGRSDHTVTNYAVDLAQFCEFLLQQGLEDVEEITSSHVRAFLRDIMGFGYAKTSAARKLSAVRSWFAFLQRNGRVASNAAASVRSPKLPQRLPRALSREDAARLVEEGPRGEEFHRDRAVLELLYGCGLRVAELAALEWEDVQLEERWIRVRGKGDKERMVPMGRIARDALLELPLPPSGERCGPLFPGEEGGKLSVRTVHRIVTRAARIVGLAGVTPHVLRHSFATHMLEGGASLRVLQELLGHESLVTTQKYLRITAEQMRRSYSAAHPRGGGADEHV; encoded by the coding sequence ATGAGTGAAAATCTCTCCGTCGAAATGGACCGCTATCTGGAGCACCTGCGCTTCTCTCTGGGACGTTCGGATCATACCGTGACCAACTACGCGGTCGATCTCGCCCAGTTCTGCGAGTTTCTTCTCCAGCAGGGGCTTGAAGACGTGGAGGAGATCACGTCCTCCCATGTCCGTGCTTTTCTTCGGGACATCATGGGATTCGGATACGCGAAGACCAGCGCGGCGAGGAAACTCTCCGCCGTGCGGAGCTGGTTCGCCTTTCTCCAACGGAACGGAAGAGTGGCTTCCAACGCGGCGGCATCCGTGCGGAGTCCCAAGCTGCCTCAGCGTCTTCCCCGGGCGCTCTCCCGGGAAGACGCGGCGCGTCTCGTCGAAGAGGGGCCGCGCGGGGAGGAGTTTCATCGCGACCGGGCGGTGTTGGAACTGTTGTACGGTTGTGGCCTGCGCGTGGCCGAACTCGCCGCGCTCGAGTGGGAGGACGTGCAGCTTGAGGAGCGGTGGATTCGCGTGCGCGGCAAGGGGGACAAGGAGCGCATGGTTCCCATGGGGCGCATTGCTCGGGATGCCCTTCTGGAATTGCCCCTCCCGCCTTCGGGGGAGCGGTGTGGGCCGCTCTTTCCGGGTGAGGAGGGTGGAAAACTTTCAGTGCGCACCGTGCACCGCATCGTCACCCGAGCCGCCCGGATCGTCGGGCTCGCGGGTGTGACACCCCACGTGCTGCGCCATTCCTTTGCGACGCACATGCTTGAGGGGGGTGCGTCGCTTCGGGTGCTTCAGGAACTCTTGGGCCACGAAAGCCTCGTGACGACCCAGAAATATCTCAGGATCACCGCGGAGCAGATGCGCCGGAGCTACAGCGCGGCCCATCCCCGCGGGGGAGGAGCGGACGAACATGTTTGA
- the hslV gene encoding ATP-dependent protease subunit HslV, with the protein MFEGTTILCVRIRNRVAMVGDGQVTLGNQVVKAGARKVRRLYRGTVLAGFAGSTADAMTLLERFEKFLEEHSGNLMRAAVTMVREWRTDRALRRLEAMMLVADREQTLLLSGAGDVLEPEGYAASIGSGSGFALAAARALCEAAEWPAEEIARRSLEIAGDLCIYTNKNITVEVIDA; encoded by the coding sequence ATGTTTGAGGGGACGACGATTCTCTGCGTGCGGATCCGGAACCGCGTCGCCATGGTGGGAGACGGACAGGTCACGTTGGGAAACCAGGTTGTCAAGGCGGGGGCGCGAAAGGTACGGCGTCTCTACCGCGGCACGGTGCTCGCGGGATTCGCCGGAAGCACCGCCGATGCCATGACGCTGCTGGAGCGCTTTGAAAAGTTTCTGGAGGAGCATTCGGGAAATCTCATGCGGGCCGCCGTGACCATGGTTCGGGAATGGCGTACCGACCGGGCTCTTCGCAGGCTAGAGGCGATGATGCTCGTGGCGGACCGGGAGCAGACGCTTCTGCTCTCCGGCGCGGGGGATGTCCTGGAACCTGAAGGATACGCCGCGTCCATCGGTTCCGGCTCCGGCTTCGCCCTTGCTGCGGCGAGGGCGCTCTGCGAAGCCGCGGAATGGCCCGCGGAGGAGATAGCCCGCCGCTCTCTGGAGATCGCGGGGGATCTGTGCATCTACACCAACAAGAACATCACCGTGGAGGTGATCGACGCGTGA